The following are from one region of the Ochotona princeps isolate mOchPri1 chromosome 4, mOchPri1.hap1, whole genome shotgun sequence genome:
- the FGF19 gene encoding fibroblast growth factor 19: MARALVLATLWLAATGRPLALSDAGPHLHYGWGEPIRLRHLYATSAHGLSHCFLRIRTDGTVDCERSQSAHSLLEIRAVALRTVAIKGVHSVRYLCMGADGRMRGLLQYSEEDCAFEEEISSGYNVYRSRRYQLPVSLGSARQRQLQRSRGFLPLSHFLPVLPAASEEVAAPADHPQADPFSPLETDSMDPFGMATKRGLVKSPSFQK, translated from the exons ATGGCCCGCGCTCTGGTTCTAGCCACTCTCTGGCTGGCCGCGACGGGGCGGCCGCTGGCCTTGTCCGACGCGGGGCCGCACCTGCACTACGGCTGGGGCGAGCCCATCCGCCTGCGGCACCTGTACGCCACCAGCGCCCACGGCCTCTCGCACTGCTTTTTGCGCATCCGTACCGACGGCACCGTGGACTGCGAGCGCAGCCAGAGCGCGCACA GTTTGCTGGAGATTCGAGCTGTCGCCCTGCGGACCGTGGCCATCAAGGGGGTGCACAGCGTACGGTACCTGTGCATGGGCGCAGATGGCAGAATGCGGGGCCTG CTACAGTACTCGGAGGAGGACTGCGCCTTCGAAGAGGAGATCAGCTCTGGCTATAACGTGTACCGCTCCAGGAGGTACCAGCTGCCCGTGTCCCTGGGCAGCGCCAGGCAGAGGCAGCTGCAGCGGAGCCGTGGcttcctgcccctgtcccacttcCTGCCGGTGCTGCCCGCGGCCTCGGAGGAGGTGGCGGCCCCCGCTGACCACCCGCAAGCAGACCCTTTCTCGCCCCTGGAGACCGACAGCATGGACCCATTTGGAATGGCCACCAAGCGGGGGCTGGTGAAGAGCCCCAGCTTCCAGAAGTGA